Proteins co-encoded in one Pseudoliparis swirei isolate HS2019 ecotype Mariana Trench chromosome 7, NWPU_hadal_v1, whole genome shotgun sequence genomic window:
- the LOC130196931 gene encoding uncharacterized protein LOC130196931, with protein MFHLIEFLDSKTVAVVPQSWYGGGSCVWPNYPRDERVDKAVRSAEEPQPDWQTHDVRIIRSCDDYLVARRWLKKYMSCDTSALHSEEEAIPKRRKPMPVHFYGDSDADSEIENRPPKKNRGPTTSGTFAPPPPRTSSPAGQRTSHAGYTPTWRGARCGSDAIACCAAQIQILAMLETLTQQVQQLTAKVDSFVRPSVTQMSGQEVEWRDPFPLTTMEEVDLFEQQLKDPANAIMKKNVISSLGTIGGHDVKRATWNILARMFTDDVGKSINWKGVNGKKSFNLMTSKTLLLHAVRKNHSTHASTDDQVLKHAIRWFNLAADRGSSRRRATVDVPHTEQT; from the exons atgttccatTTGATTGAATTCTTGGACAGCAAAACAGTAGCAGtcgtgccacaaagctggtacGGTGGTGGTAGCTGCGTTTGGCCAAATTACCCGAGGgacgaaagggtggacaaggcgGTCCGAAGTGCCGAAGAACCTCAACctgactggcagacacatgatgtcagaataattagatcatgcg atgattacttggtggcaaggcgatggttaaaaaaatacatgtcctgtgacacatccgctctccattcagaagaggaggcaattcctaaaaggagaaagccaatgcctgt CCATTTCTATGGGGACTCTGATGCAGACAGCGAGATTGAAAAtcggccccccaaaaaaaacagggGTCCAACCACTAGCGGGACatttgctcctcctccaccacggacttcatcaccagcaggacagcgaacaagccatgcagggtacacaccaacctggcgaggggcgaggtgtggttcagacgccattgcctgctgtg CTGCTCAAATTCAAATCCTGGCCATGCTGGAGACGCTTACACAGCAGGTCCAGCAATTAACTGCCAAAGTTGACAGCTTTGTTCGCCCCAGCGTGACACAAATGTCTGGTCAAGAAGTGGAGTGGAGAGACCCGTTTCCGTtgaccacaatggaggaagtggacctgtttgagcaacagctcaaagatccagccaacgctATAATGAAGAAGAAtgtg ATTTCCTCCCTGGGAACAATCGGAGGACATGATGTAAAACGTGCAACGTGGAACATCCTCGCACGCATGTTCACTGATGATGTTGGCAAGTCCATAAATTGGAAAGGGGTTAATGGCAAAAAATCTTTCAATCTAATGACGTccaagactttgctcctgc atgccgtCAGAAAGAATCACTCTACACATGCGTCCACTGACGACCAGGTCCTTAAGCACGCCATtaggtggttcaacctggcagcagaccggggtagctccaggaggcgtgctactgtcgacgtcccccacactgaacagacttaa